One region of Halohasta litchfieldiae genomic DNA includes:
- a CDS encoding 5-methyltetrahydropteroyltriglutamate--homocysteine methyltransferase, with amino-acid sequence MTERVATTPGLFPLPDQAKQQLSDLKGHQKHDLISGAESAQIASAYEEYRGEVIGQQQSTGLDRIVEGQLRWDDMLAHPLTTHDNVNPDGIVRYYDNNNFYRDPVVEGDLTFSGDVAGELEAAAELLGEDDSLQATLPGPYSLMDLATDDHYGDEGDFFEAIADFLGGEVEAFPDHETLFLLEPSLVENPPDEDTQNQLAEAVDTVASQTDADVVVHTYFGALDEKTYAHLMDADVEALGFDLVAGDRDQTLSNITEFGTKDAAALGIADGQNTLVESPETLEERVDWFNDQIPVQEFDRLYLTTNTEPFYLPVNKHREKLAAIAAAANNTDTEEEVTA; translated from the coding sequence ATGACAGAGCGCGTTGCCACGACACCGGGGCTGTTCCCGCTTCCCGATCAAGCGAAACAGCAGCTCTCGGACCTGAAGGGCCACCAGAAACACGATCTGATCTCCGGCGCCGAAAGCGCCCAGATCGCATCGGCCTACGAGGAGTATCGAGGAGAGGTCATTGGCCAACAGCAGTCGACCGGGCTTGATCGAATCGTCGAGGGCCAACTCCGCTGGGACGACATGCTCGCCCACCCGCTGACGACCCACGACAACGTCAACCCCGACGGGATCGTCCGCTACTACGACAACAACAACTTCTACCGCGACCCAGTCGTCGAGGGCGATCTCACCTTCTCGGGCGATGTTGCCGGAGAGCTTGAAGCCGCAGCCGAACTGCTCGGCGAGGATGACTCCCTGCAGGCCACCCTTCCGGGCCCCTACTCGCTGATGGATCTGGCGACCGACGACCATTACGGCGACGAAGGCGACTTTTTCGAAGCCATCGCCGACTTCCTCGGCGGAGAGGTCGAGGCGTTCCCCGACCACGAGACGCTGTTCCTCCTTGAGCCGTCGCTGGTCGAAAACCCACCCGACGAAGACACCCAAAATCAGCTCGCAGAGGCCGTCGACACCGTCGCCAGCCAGACTGACGCCGACGTTGTCGTTCACACCTACTTCGGCGCGCTCGACGAGAAAACCTACGCCCACCTGATGGATGCCGACGTCGAGGCGCTGGGCTTCGATCTCGTCGCGGGCGACCGCGACCAGACGCTCTCGAACATCACCGAGTTCGGCACCAAGGACGCCGCCGCCCTCGGCATCGCCGACGGCCAGAACACGCTCGTCGAATCGCCCGAGACGCTCGAAGAGCGCGTCGACTGGTTCAACGACCAGATTCCGGTCCAAGAGTTCGACCGACTCTACCTGACGACCAACACCGAGCCGTTCTACCTGCCAGTGAACAAACACCGCGAGAAACTCGCCGCCATCGCCGCTGCGGCCAACAACACCGACACCGAAGAGGAGGTAACAGCATGA
- a CDS encoding HemK2/MTQ2 family protein methyltransferase, with translation MTDSQREDSKSALAERRGVDPDVYQPAEDSGLLAEAAIESLSEPELVLEVGTGSGWVAEQVDAETGARVIGSDLNPYACRQAQNRGIEAIQANLVAPFADGVFDAVLFNPPYLPTDPDNKWDDWMEHALSGGEDGRRLIVPFLKDVSRVLAPGGEVYLLVSSLTGYDIVVELAEEAGFSVDDIRQESYPFETLSILKLTAK, from the coding sequence ATGACTGACTCGCAGCGCGAGGACTCGAAGTCCGCACTGGCCGAGCGTCGCGGCGTCGACCCCGACGTCTACCAGCCAGCCGAGGATTCGGGACTGCTGGCCGAGGCCGCCATCGAGTCGCTGTCGGAGCCGGAGCTCGTATTGGAGGTCGGCACCGGCTCGGGGTGGGTCGCCGAGCAGGTCGACGCCGAAACCGGAGCCAGAGTAATCGGCAGCGATCTGAACCCCTATGCCTGTCGACAGGCTCAAAATCGGGGCATCGAGGCAATTCAGGCCAACCTCGTCGCGCCTTTCGCGGATGGCGTGTTCGATGCCGTGCTGTTCAATCCGCCCTACCTGCCGACCGATCCCGACAACAAGTGGGACGACTGGATGGAACACGCCCTTTCGGGCGGCGAAGACGGTCGACGGCTCATCGTCCCCTTTTTAAAAGATGTGAGCCGCGTACTGGCACCCGGCGGCGAGGTTTACCTGCTCGTGAGTAGTCTCACGGGGTACGATATCGTGGTTGAGCTGGCCGAGGAAGCCGGGTTTTCGGTCGACGATATCCGCCAAGAATCCTACCCCTTCGAGACGTTGTCCATTCTCAAACTCACCGCAAAATAA